From the genome of Nicotiana sylvestris chromosome 1, ASM39365v2, whole genome shotgun sequence:
CCCTCGGGAACTTAGCCTTTCCCCCCTCGAGATCAGCTCCCTCACTGGCCTCCTCCTCGTTGTCTTCAACATTGGAAACAAGGAACTTGGCATTGAATTCATCCGCCTTGGCCTGCTCTATCTCCTCTAAGAGATCGAAGACCTTACCATGAATCTCCTTGAGAATTTCTCTCCGGGATTTGCATCGGGCATATTCATTGCTTCTCCTCTCTCGATCGGAAGCCGCCCTCAACTTCGTACGAGCTTTACCAACATCTTTCACATAGCTGGCCACCTTCTTATCGGCCTTTATTTGGACCTCTTCAACTTCGGCTCGATCGTCCATGACTtcggccttcatcttcaaaagatcTGTTTCAAGCTTAGAAATCCTGCTCGTTTGGACCAAGTTGCCTTCTCGAGCATTACAAAGCTGTATCTCGAGGGCGGAGGCCTTAGACAAAGCATTTCTTATGGCTACAACATGAGAATCTATCTGTGCCTTCAAGGAGTTGCATTCAGAATTAACCTGGTTGGCTTCGCCCCGAAGGCGCTCCAGTGTCTCTGTCTTTCTCTACAACTGAGATACCGAAACATTAGTTTCCAAAGATGTGAGAAGAAGCCTGTATTCCCTCAAAATAGAGGTTACCTGTTTCTCGAGGTTGCCTTCATAATCATGACTTCGGTCCAACTCCGATCGAAGATGTATCAGCTCTCTTGTCTTCTTATCACAAAGAAACCTGAGAGATTTCTCCCCATTCAAGGCTTTACGCAACTTAGCCTCACAGCAAAGCAGCTCAAACTTGAGCTTATCGAAGACCTATGAGAAAGAAGGTTCAGTTAAAAAGAAGAAAGTACGAAGTTAGAAAAGTTATATTGACTTCAAAACTCACCATAGAGCAGAGTCGCTGAGCTTCATCGAAGTTCGATTTCGCATCTACCGGTTCGGTCTCATCAGCCCCGATAGAGCAACCCGAGGTGCTCTGATTGGGCGGAGATACGTCGAAGCCCATTTCCCTCAGAGTAGTTCCCGACGTCTGAGAATCAATCGCCAAATCAGGTAATAAAGGACCTTCGCCCCTCCTCTTTTGTGGATTCTCTCCCTCAAGACTATGGGACTTGAGCCCATCAGGCTCAATAGTCTCGGGAGGCCTCCTGGTTCGAGCCATCAATGTAGAATTATCCTCTCCGGGTACATTGATTTCCACAGAGCAACTGATAAATATGAGATCTTCGTCAGCGACAATGTCCTCCTCGCGCCCCCGGGCGGATCCTGATTTGCTATGGCAATCCTCATCCTTCGAGaccttttcctttttattatcctTTAGTGTCTCAGAAATCGAAGGTCCTTCCTCTTCCTCGAAAGGGGATGGTCTCACCTTAAAAAACTCATTGATGCCCTCAACAAAGGAATTAGTGTACGAAAAAGAAAGCACTCCTCGAGAGAAGACTACATAGCACATACCATGGTGCTTAGCCTCCTATTTTCCCTTCGACAAATCTCGCCACTTGCACTCGTCATAAGTCGAAGAGGCCGCCAGTTTGCGGGCCCAGTCCGCAAGATCTAGGACCTCATTTGGCATCCACGGGATTGCTgcgaaaaaggaaataaaacatCCTTACAGAGGCTGGCTCCACCAAGAACAAAAATAATAGAGTATAGTATATCACTTATGCTTGAAATTCCATTTCTTAGGAAACGACAGGAACTTCGCAGGAATAATATCATCAGTCCTCACTCGAACAAAccgactcatccaccctcgatccaTGTCCTCGtcattgtgagcacgtaatttttgcgctatatgaattactcccataaattcaacacaaaataatttcttttcattatttgcaatttttgtggattttgtggcattttctgataattgtttgcattggtctgtgcatttttatttttatttaattaatgaaaaatacaaaaatatgctgcatctgcatttaggatttaattttacatttttttagattaattagtaaattagtttgttttataagatatgaaaatcacaaaaatagttcattttgcattttaactcattaattttgaattttatagtttttctctaaatttaggatttaattaattattgtaaatactatgatgagtgattaatctaattgggtaggttaatttggttttaaaaattaatttaggttttattttaatttgaaaagaaaaaggatttgaaattgaaaaagaaaaagaaaagaatttcaatAAGAAGTCTGTTTGggccatttttatttaaaattccccAGGCCCAGACAATTATACCTCATTACCCGTCCAAACCCCCCAAAACCGGCCCAGAACCAGTCCATA
Proteins encoded in this window:
- the LOC138872048 gene encoding uncharacterized protein translates to MCYVVFSRGVLSFSYTNSFVEGINEFFKVRPSPFEEEEGPSISETLKDNKKEKVSKDEDCHSKSGSARGREEDIVADEDLIFISCSVEINVPGEDNSTLMARTRRPPETIEPDGLKSHSLEGENPQKRRGEGPLLPDLAIDSQTSGTTLREMGFDVSPPNQSTSGCSIGADETEPVDAKSNFDEAQRLCSMVFDKLKFELLCCEAKLRKALNGEKSLRFLCDKKTRELIHLRSELDRSHDYEGNLEKQRKTETLERLRGEANQVNSECNSLKAQIDSHVVAIRNALSKASALEIQLCNAREGNLVQTSRISKLETDLLKMKAEVMDDRAEVEEVQIKADKKVASYVKDVGKARTKLRAASDRERRSNEYARCKSRREILKEIHGKVFDLLEEIEQAKADEFNAKFLVSNVEDNEEEASEGADLEGGKAKFPRVD